In the genome of Bosea sp. ANAM02, the window CGACGCTGAAGGAGACGGAGGTCTCCGCAGCCTCGTTGCCGTCGGAGGTCACGTCGAGGCGGTAATTGCCCCATTCGACGGCTGCGGCGATCTTCGCGCCGGTTGCTTCCGCCACCGCGACCTCGCCATCGGCGACGCGGCGAGTGGTCTTGACGCCCTCATAGTTCCAGCGGCCGTCCTGGAAGAACCACTGATAGTTGCGGCGGACCTTCGACAACACCCATTTCACGCCCGGCCGGGCAAGGCGCTTGCCGTCGCCGGTCGCCATGATGACGTCGAAATTGGCGGTCTGCCCGTTGCCGAGATCGCCGTCCCTGAAAAGCTTCTTCACGCCGATGGCGGCACCCTTCGGCACGATCGGCAGGGTGACGGAGCGCGCGATGGCGCGCCCGCCGGGCTCGCCGACGCGCACGGTCATCTCGACTTCGAGCGGGCGGTTGGTGTCGGGCTGTTGCACGGGGTTGGAGATCGTCGCCTTGCCGGAGGCGTCGGTCGTGGTGCTCTCCTCGAACTCGCTCTGGACCGGCTCGAAAGCCTCGTCGGTGAGGCCGACCTGATAGTCCTTGAAACCGGGGATGGCGCTGGCCTCGGCGGAGCGGATCGTCATCGAGCCGGTGACATCGAGCTCGGAGCCCGGCGCGCCGTAGAGATAGCGGGCGGCGACGTCGAGCTCGGCCGGCTCGCCGGCCTGCAGCAGCGGCGCCTTCGGCGTCAGCGTCAGCTCCAGCCGCTCGGGCACATAGTCCTCGACGAGGAAGGAGGTCTCGCCGATCGCCTGGCCCTTCGGATCGGAATAGGCGAGGACGCGCCAGGTGCCGGTCGCCGAGCCCGAGACGAGCTGGATCGAATGGGCGCGGCCGCCCGCGCCCTGATCCTCGACCTGACGGCGGCGGTACTCGACGCCGTCGGGGCGCTTGACGACGATGGTCAGCGGCAGGCCGGTGACGGCCGCGCCCTTGGCGTCGCGCAGGAGCGTGGTGAGATAGACCGTCTCGCCGGAGCGATAGACGCCGCGCTCGGTATAGAGATAGGCGTCGAGCCCGGCGGGGGCGACACGGCCCTTCACGCCGCGATCGGAAAGGTCGAAGGCGGTCTGCTTCAAGTCGAGGAAACCGTAATCCTCGGCGAGCGAGGCGGTGACGAGGCCGGGCGCATTGCCGCCCTGGCCCTTGCCCAATCCGGCATCGAAACGGGCATAGCCGTTGGCATCAGTCTTCGCCGTGCCGAGCACTTCGTTGTTGCGGGCGATCAGCCGGAGCTCCGCATTGGCGATGGGCCTGGCGTCGGCCAGCGAGCGGGCGAGCACATGCACGCCGTCCGGGCCGGTGAAGGAAGTCAGGCCGAGATCGGAGACGACGAACCACTGCGTCGCCCGCGTCGAACCGTCATCATAGGAATCGCCGTCGTCGCTGGGCGCGGCCGCGGCGGGTCCGCCCGAGGGCTTGGCGAACATCACATAGACGCCGGGCTTCAGGCTGCCGACGGCTTCTGTCACCGGGAAGGCGGTGATCACGTCCTGGTTCAGCTCGGACTTCACGTCCATCGTGCCGGTCCAGACGGTCTGGCCCTTGTCGCTGGAGATCTGCCGGGCGGAATAGGAGCCGATCTGGCTGAGGAAATCCTCGGAATGGACGGAGTTGATCAGGTTGCGATCGCCGATCCGCATGACTTCTAGATCGAGCTTGCCGGAATTGACCGAGACGACCGGGATGCCCTGCTGGCCGGTGCGCGGCAGCACGTAGTTCTTGCCGGTGAAGCGCACCGAAGGCGTGCGGTCGCGGACATAGATCTCGTAATCGGCCGATTTCAGCAGGGTCTCGTCGGGAATGGCCGAGGGCACGCCCTGGCGGATGACGATGGCATAGCGCTCGCCGTGCTTGAGGCCGTCGACGCATATCTGGCGATCCTCGGCGCTGACGGCGAAATCGCCCTTTCCTCCGGAGATCGCGACATAAGGCGCGAAATCGACCCGTCCGCGGGCCAGGGCTTCCGAGAATTCGAAGCAGGCGCGCGGGGAGGCGGCGTCGGAATCGGTCTTGTTGGAGAGCAGGCGGAAGCCGCGCTTCTCGCGCAGGCTCTCATAGGAGCTTTGCAGGGCTGCATTGGCGGCGAGGTCGAGGCTGAGCCGATAGGTGGTCAGCGCCGGGCGCCACAATTCGTTCTTCTCGAAGGTGCGGGCGAGTACGCCGAGCGAAGCCGCCTCGTCATTGCGGCTGGTCGAGCGCTGATAGGCGAGATAGGCGGCGGCGACCGCGCGCTCGCGCAGTTCCCAGCGCTCGCGATAATCGCGCGGCTCGATCGCGTTGGCGGCACGCGCCATCAGGCGCCAGCCGGCGGCGTTAGTGGAATCGGCGACGATCGCAGCATTGGCCTGGGGCAGGGCGGAGCGGGCATCGCCGCGGCCGAGCGCGATCTCGCCGGCCCGGATAGCGTCCGCCGCCGAGCGGTTGCCGACGGCGACCTCGCGCTTCAGGCGTTCTTCCAGTCGCTGCCCGTCGGCCAGCAGGTCATTGCGGATATAGGCTTTCTGGGCGAAGGCGGGGGCTGCCGCCAGCGTGAGCGAGAGGGCGAGCGCGAGACGGGAAAGCAGGGTCATCGTCGATCCTCTTCGTCGATCGGCCAGCCTGGTATCAGCGGGCATGGCTTCAGGCCGATGACGGCGTGAGACGGAAGCCGTCAGGCTACCACCGCGCCGCGCGCGTTCAAGTCATGTGAATGCAGGTCGTGTCGGGTTTCGTGCCGATCTACCCATCCCGATCCTCACGCGCGGGTCATCCCGGCTCTTCGCGCCGCTGCGCCCGGGATGACCCGCGCGCGAATGTCATCTGCCGGTTGCGGCGCGGCGCGTTCTGACGCTCAATGCAGCCGCTTCGCCCGCCTTCGAGGACGAGACCCATGCCGCGTGCCACTCTCCCAATCCAGCGAATCACCTGGCTCCGCAGCGTTGCATTCACGCTCGCGCTGCTGGCGCCGGCGTTCGCGTCCGCACAGGCGCAGCGCCCCAACCCGCAGATGGCCGCGGCGCAAGCCGGCTTCGAGGCTCTGCCCGAGGCCGAGCGCAAGGCGATCCAGAACGACCTGATCTGGGCCGGCCAGTTCAACGGCGCGGTGTCCGGCAGCTATGGCCCGCTCACCTTCCGCGCCATCAATGCCTTCAAGGGCAGGGGCGGCACGGCGGACGGCCTGCTTGCGCCGGCGGAACGGGCAGCCCTCGCGAGGGTGGCGCAGGCGGCGCGCGATACGGCCGGGTTCAAGGTCATCGCCGACGACAAGACCGGGGTGCAGATCGGCATTCCCATGAAATTCCTGCCAAAGCGCGACGTGACCTCATCCGGCGGCAGCCGCTGGCAGAGCGCCGACGAGAAGGTGACGCTCGATACCTCCGCGTCGCCGCCCGGCGAGGATCTGGCGGCACTGTTCGAGAAGGCGATCGCGGTCAACCCGCACAGTCCGCGCAAGATCACCTACAAGCTGCTGCGGCCGGATTTCTTCGTCGTCACGGGCGAGACGCCGGGCGGACGGTTCTACCGCCGGCTGTCGGCCGGACCGCAGGGCTTGCGCGGGTTCTCGATCGGCTACGACAAGGCGCTGGCGTCGACCGTGGACAAGCTGGTCATCGCGATCGCGGCGAGCTTCGAGCCCTTCCCGACCGGGGCGGTTCCGGCCCAGCCTGCGGCGGTCGCAGGCACGTCTCCGGGACTGTCGTCGCTTCTGGCGCCGGCCGCACGCAGCAACGAACGTTACGGCGTGGCGCTGGCGCTGACCGAGCGGGTGTCCCTGAGCGCTTCGGCGGCAGTCGATGGCTGCCGCAGCTTGCGTGTCGGGAACCGCAACGCGAAGCTGCGCCTGAAGGACGACGCGAGCGGGCTCGTGCTGCTCGACCTGGACGGGACGGGCGCGGCGAAACCGCCGGGCCTGCGCAGCGCGGCGACGGGCGCATCCGAAGCTCTGGTGCTGGTCGCCTACGGCAACGATGCCGGCAAGCGGACAGCCGTCGCACTGCCCGGCCAGGGCGTGCAGGCCGGCGGCAAGCCGGCGCTCAACGCGCCGCTCCAGCCGGGCCAGGCGGGTGCGCCGGCTTTCGACCGGCAGGGGCGGCTCGTCGGCATCGTCACCGACAATCCTTCCGACAAGATCCTGATCGCCGGCATCGCGCCGCAACGCAGCTACGCCTTTGCCGACGCCGCTTCAATCCAGTCATTGCTGGGCCGAGCCGGCGTCACGCTGCCGGCTGCTGCCGCTGGGGCAGAGCTCAGCACAGGCGCGGTGGTCGAGCGTGTTTCCGGTGCGGTCCAGCCCATCACCTGCGGACTGTAGCCTCGACCGAAATGAGAGGTTGTCACTGGCCGCGCGATCGGCTCAGATGACGCCCGTCGGATCAAGGGAGCCCCGTCGCGAACGAGGAGCGCCCGCACACTAAATCGATTTAGCGGAGGAGCTTGAAATCATGAGCAATACGATCGACAGGCGCGGCCTGATCAAGGGCGCGGCCGCGGCGGGCGCCGCCGGCCTCATCGCCGCTCCGGCGATTGCCCAGGCCAAGTGGCCGGCCCGTCCCATCACGCTGGTCTGCCCCTGGGGCGCCGGCGGCGGCACCGATGCGACGGCGCGAATCGTCGCGGCAATGCTGGAGAAGAGCCTTGGCCAGCCCGTCAACGTGGTGAACCGTACCGGCGGATCGGGCGTGGTCGGCCATTCGGCGATCGCGACCGCGGCGCCCGATGGCTACACGATCGGCATGATCACGGTCGAGATCACCATGATGCATCATCAGGGGCTGACGGAATTGTCGCCGACCAGCTACACTCCGCTCGCCCTGATGAACGAGGATCCGCCGGGCGTCCAGGTCGGCGCGTCGAGCCCTTACAAGGACATCAAGGCGCTGGCCGAGGCGATCAAGGCGGCTCCTCCCGGCAAGTTCAAGGCCTCGGGCACCGGCCAGGGCGGCATCTGGCATCTCGCGCTGATCGGCTGGCTGATGTCGATGGGGCTGAAGCCGGACCATGTCGCCTGGGCTCCGTCGAACGGTGCAGCGCCGGCGATGCAGGATCTCGCCGCCGGTGGCATCGACATCGTCACCTGCTCCGTCCCGGAGGCCCGCGCCATGCTCGATGCCGGCAAGGCACGCTCGCTGGCGATCATGGCGAAGGCCCGCAATCCGCAGTTCAAGGATGTGCCGACGCTGAACGAGACATTGGGCGTGAACTACTCGGTCGGCGCCTGGCGCGGCATCGCCGGGCCAAAGGGGCTGCCGGACGCCGTGCAGAAGACGCTCATCGCCGAGCTCAAGAAAGCCTACGATTCCAAGGAATTCCAGGATTTCATGAATTCGCGTGGCTTCGGAATGACCTTCGCCGACCAGGCCGGCTTCACCAAGTTCATGGCCGATGGCGACAAGGCCATGGGCACGGCCATGACCGCCGCGGGCCTCGCCAAGAAGGCGGGCTGAGGCAGACAGCCGATGCACGACGGGCGGCAGCTCCGCCCGTCGTCGCGTCCGTGAGGTCCGTGTTCCGCCTGGCGGCAAGGCCGCCCCGACAAGGTCGATCCGATGCGCTTCAACGACACTATCGTCGGCGCCACGTTCATCGTGCTGGCCGCGATCATGATCGCTCTGACGTTCTCATTCCCGGCCTTCCCGGGGCAAAACTACGGTCCCAGCCTGTTCCCGCGCATCCTCGGCACGGGGATCATCCTGTGCTCGCTGCTGCTGATCCTGCGCGAGCGGCGCCTGGCCACGCCCGTGCCGTGGCTGGTCCTGGCGGACTGGGTCCGGCAGCCGCGCAACATCGCCTCCTTCGGTCTGATGCTGGCGGCGATGCTGTTCTATCTTCTCGCCTCCGACGCGCTCGGCTTCATTCCCTGCGCCTTCCTGATCCAGATCGTGCTGTTCCTCTGGTTCGGCGTCCGCCCGGTGACGGCCGTCGTCGTCGCGGTGGCGATGACCGCGCTCGTCCACTGGTTCTTCAGCAGCATGATGCTCGTGCCCCTGCCGCGCGGCATCCTCGACAGCGTGCTCTGAGGAGACGGTCATGCACGCGATTTCGACCGCTTTCGGCCTCGTCTTCGACATCCAGGTCCTGGGCGTCATCGTCGCCTCCGCGATGTTCGGGATGTTCGTCGGCGCCATGCCGGGCCTGACCGCGACGATGGCGACGGCGCTGCTGGTTCCCGTCACCTTCTTCATGGCGCCGGTGCCCGCGCTCGGCGCGATCGTGACGGCCACGGCGATGGCGATCTTCGCCGGCGACATCCCCGCCGCGATGCTGCGCATGCCCGGGACGCCGGCCTCGGCCGCCTATGCGGACGAGAGCTACGAGATGACCAAGAAGGGCCAGCTCGACCTGTGCATGGGTGTGAACCTGGTCTTCTCGGTGCTCGGTGGCATCTTCGGCGTGATCGTCCTGATCCTGCTCGCGCCGATCCTCGCCGAGGTGGCGATCAATTTCTCGTCCTTCGAGTATTTCTGGCTGGCATGCCTGGGCCTGACCTGCGCGGTCTTCATCGGCACGGGCGATCCTGTGAAGGGGCTCCTGTCGCTTTTCGTCGGGCTCGCGATCGGCTGTATCGGCATCGACCCCGCCGCCGGGCAGCCGCGCTTCACCTTCGGCAATATCGACCTGCTCTCCGGCATCAATTTCATCCCGACGCTGATCGGCATGTTCGCCGTGTCCGAGCTGCTGCGCGGCGCCGTCTCGATGAAGGGCAGCGCGACGATGGTTCAGCAGCAGGTCGGCAACATGCTGGCCGGTGTCGGCGCGGTCTGGCGGAAATACTGGAAGAACTTCTTCCGTGGCTCGATCCTCGGCACCGTGATCGGCGCCCTGCCCGGCGCCGGGGCGGATATCGCGGCCTGGGTCTCCTATGCCCTGTCGAAGAAGCTGTCGAAGGAGCCGGAGAAATACGGGACGGGCCATATCGAAGGCATCGTCGATTCGACCTCCGCCAACAATTCCGCGCTCGGCGGGGCGTGGATTCCGGCGCTCGTCTTCGGGATCCCCGGCGACTCGATCACCGCCATCGTCATCGGCGTGCTCTACATGAAGGGGATGAACCCGGGCCCCAGCGTGTTCCTGCAGACGCCGGAGCTGATCTATGCCGTCTTCATCATCTTCATTCTCGCCAATATCCTGATGTTCCCGCTCGGCTGGGTGGCGATCAAGTCGGCGAAGCAGATCCTGCGGGTGCCGCGCAACATCCTGCTGCCGGTCATCCTGATCTTCTGCATGGTCGGCTCCTTCGCCATGACCAATTCGCTCTACGGCGTCGTGCTCATGGTGGTGATGGGCATTTTCGGCTGGCTGCTGGAGGAGCATGGCGTGCCGGTGGCGCCGCTGATCCTCGGCCTCGTCCTCGGCGAGATGCTCGAGCAGAACTTCATGACATCGATGATCAAGTCGGACGGATCGTTCCTGGTCTTCTTCGAGCGGCCGATCGCCGGCGTACTCGGGGTCAGCACGCTGGTGATCTGGGGCTTCATGATCTGGCGGATGCTGCCCCTCGGGCGGCGCGGCAGCGCCGTCCCGGCGGGAGAAACGGCGCCGCCCTGAAGGGCGCGCCGGCTTCTTATTTCTTCAGGAAGGCCATGAAGGCGGCCATGGCTTCCGGCGATTTCAGGCGCTCGCCGAAATGGCGGGCTTCGGTCGCGATGGTCTCGGCCACGGCCTGCGCCGCGCCGCGCTTCAGCAGCATCTTGGTCAGGGCGAGCGATTCCGGCGGCAGCGCGGCCAGCGCCTTGGCCTTGGCGAGCCCGGCCTCCAGTGCCGTGCCGTCCTCGGTGACGGCGTTGACGATGCCGGCTGCGGCTGCGGTCTCGGAATCGAAGGCCTCGCCCAGCATCAGCAGTTCGGCCGCTTTCTTCGAGCCGGCGACCAGCGGCAAGAGATAGCTCGATCCGCCCTCGGGGCAGAGGCCCAGCGTCGCGAAGGGCAGGCGGAAGGTTGCCGAGCGGGCGGCGAAGGCGAGGTCGCAGTGCAGCAGCATCGTCGTGCCGATGCCGACGGCGAAGCCCTCGACCGCCGCGACGATCGGCTTCTTCGCCGTCGAGATCGCCTCCAGGAAATCGATGGCGACGCGCGGGCCTTCGCCCGCCGCGGCGGCCATGGCGAAATCCTTGATGTCGTTGCCGCTGGTGAAGGTGCCGCCGG includes:
- a CDS encoding serine protease, coding for MPRATLPIQRITWLRSVAFTLALLAPAFASAQAQRPNPQMAAAQAGFEALPEAERKAIQNDLIWAGQFNGAVSGSYGPLTFRAINAFKGRGGTADGLLAPAERAALARVAQAARDTAGFKVIADDKTGVQIGIPMKFLPKRDVTSSGGSRWQSADEKVTLDTSASPPGEDLAALFEKAIAVNPHSPRKITYKLLRPDFFVVTGETPGGRFYRRLSAGPQGLRGFSIGYDKALASTVDKLVIAIAASFEPFPTGAVPAQPAAVAGTSPGLSSLLAPAARSNERYGVALALTERVSLSASAAVDGCRSLRVGNRNAKLRLKDDASGLVLLDLDGTGAAKPPGLRSAATGASEALVLVAYGNDAGKRTAVALPGQGVQAGGKPALNAPLQPGQAGAPAFDRQGRLVGIVTDNPSDKILIAGIAPQRSYAFADAASIQSLLGRAGVTLPAAAAGAELSTGAVVERVSGAVQPITCGL
- a CDS encoding tripartite tricarboxylate transporter substrate binding protein produces the protein MSNTIDRRGLIKGAAAAGAAGLIAAPAIAQAKWPARPITLVCPWGAGGGTDATARIVAAMLEKSLGQPVNVVNRTGGSGVVGHSAIATAAPDGYTIGMITVEITMMHHQGLTELSPTSYTPLALMNEDPPGVQVGASSPYKDIKALAEAIKAAPPGKFKASGTGQGGIWHLALIGWLMSMGLKPDHVAWAPSNGAAPAMQDLAAGGIDIVTCSVPEARAMLDAGKARSLAIMAKARNPQFKDVPTLNETLGVNYSVGAWRGIAGPKGLPDAVQKTLIAELKKAYDSKEFQDFMNSRGFGMTFADQAGFTKFMADGDKAMGTAMTAAGLAKKAG
- a CDS encoding tripartite tricarboxylate transporter permease: MHAISTAFGLVFDIQVLGVIVASAMFGMFVGAMPGLTATMATALLVPVTFFMAPVPALGAIVTATAMAIFAGDIPAAMLRMPGTPASAAYADESYEMTKKGQLDLCMGVNLVFSVLGGIFGVIVLILLAPILAEVAINFSSFEYFWLACLGLTCAVFIGTGDPVKGLLSLFVGLAIGCIGIDPAAGQPRFTFGNIDLLSGINFIPTLIGMFAVSELLRGAVSMKGSATMVQQQVGNMLAGVGAVWRKYWKNFFRGSILGTVIGALPGAGADIAAWVSYALSKKLSKEPEKYGTGHIEGIVDSTSANNSALGGAWIPALVFGIPGDSITAIVIGVLYMKGMNPGPSVFLQTPELIYAVFIIFILANILMFPLGWVAIKSAKQILRVPRNILLPVILIFCMVGSFAMTNSLYGVVLMVVMGIFGWLLEEHGVPVAPLILGLVLGEMLEQNFMTSMIKSDGSFLVFFERPIAGVLGVSTLVIWGFMIWRMLPLGRRGSAVPAGETAPP
- a CDS encoding tripartite tricarboxylate transporter TctB family protein: MRFNDTIVGATFIVLAAIMIALTFSFPAFPGQNYGPSLFPRILGTGIILCSLLLILRERRLATPVPWLVLADWVRQPRNIASFGLMLAAMLFYLLASDALGFIPCAFLIQIVLFLWFGVRPVTAVVVAVAMTALVHWFFSSMMLVPLPRGILDSVL
- a CDS encoding enoyl-CoA hydratase-related protein, whose product is MSEVLSETVAAGVVQVTMNRPDRKNALDRASYAGLIAAIAAAEADASVRAILLTGAGGTFTSGNDIKDFAMAAAAGEGPRVAIDFLEAISTAKKPIVAAVEGFAVGIGTTMLLHCDLAFAARSATFRLPFATLGLCPEGGSSYLLPLVAGSKKAAELLMLGEAFDSETAAAAGIVNAVTEDGTALEAGLAKAKALAALPPESLALTKMLLKRGAAQAVAETIATEARHFGERLKSPEAMAAFMAFLKK